The window CATCGCCTGCGACGATCGGATTCCCGATAAAGCTGAAGGCGACCGGGAAACCATAAGGCAGCGTCAGCTCGGCATAATGCTCCATTACCAGCAGGAAATATTCGTCCCACCGTTCGTCGTCGTCGCCGCATGTCACGATCTCGATCATTTCATCCGCTCCTTTAACGTTCGTTCCAGCACCTCGCGAATGGACGGATACGCGGCGGTCAGCTCCAGCAGCTGCTCCCGACGCAGCGACAGCAGCACGGTCGGCTTGACCGTTACGATGTCGGCCGTACGCGGGATGTCCTTCAGCAAGGCGATCTCGCCGAAGTAATCTCCGTCCTCCAACACCGCCACGCGAACGCCGGCCTTCTCGACAGAGACGCGGCCGCGCACGATAATGTAAAACTTGTCGCCCGGATCGTTCTCGCGAACGACCGTATGGCCGGCATCGTATTTCTCGGTGACGAACCGGTCGGACATCGAGTCCAGCTGCTCGAACGGGATGCCCCGGAAGAACGGCAGCCTCGACAGCCTCTCCCCCTCGACCTTCGCCTGGAAGCCGTCGCCCGACAATACGAACCCGTGCTGCTTCTCCCACATCTCCGCGTACAGGCCGCCGCGCGCGAGCAGTTCGCGATGGGTTCCGGTCTCGGCGACGGTTCCGTTTCGAAACACGACGATGAGGTCTGCATTCGTCACGGAAGCGAGGCGATGCGTGACCGTTACGATCGTCCGCTCCCCCCGGAAGCTCTCGATCAGCTCGTTGATCTCGGCCTCCGTCGACGGATCCAGCGCCGACGTAATTTCGTCGAGAACGAGCAGACGAGGGGAGCCGATCAACGCGCGGGCGATCGCGATGCGCTGCCGTTGGCCGCCGGAGAAGTTGCCGCCGAAATCCTTCACCAGCGTCGCATACCCCTCGGGCATCCGCTCGATAAGCTCGTGGATGCGAGCGGCTTCGGCCGCGGCGCGCACATCGGACTCGGCGACGCCGGGACGCGATAGACTAATATTTTCATATACCGTGCCGTTAAATAAGAAAGAATCTTGAAAGACGACGCCGGTATGCCGCCGATAGTCGGTTTCGCTCAGCTCCCGCAGATCGATGCCGTCGACTTCGATCGATCCCCGCTTCGGATCGTAGAAGCGAAGGAGCAGCTGCAGCGCCGTGCTCTTCCCGGAGCCGCTCTGCCCGACGAACGCGGTCATGCCGCCGGCCGGGATCGCGAGCGTGACGCCGTCCAGCGCGAGCGCGTGCTCGTCGTAGCCGAAAGCGACGTCGCGAAACCGGAACCCTTCGCGGACCCCTTCGAACGGCTTCGGCTCGCTCGGCCGCGCGAGCGGGGAACGGTACTGCAGCACTTCGGCGATGCGCCGGAAGCTGACGCCGGCCTCGATTAAGCTCGGGATGACTTGCGACAGCGACGAGACGGATTGCCCGGCGCTCAAGAAGATGGTAAAGAACGCGATGAACGAGCCGACCGATAACTGGTCTTGGAAAATGAGGGTCCCGCCGAAGCCGATCATGGCCGCGTTCAGCGCCAAGAAGGCAGACTGCGGAATACGGTCGAGCAAGGCATACACGAACGTAACCCGGATGCCGGCCGTCTGTAAGGATGCCAACCGGCGTTCCACTCTTCCGAGGATATACGCGGCGGCATTCATCCCCTTCACGACGCGCCGGCCTTTCAACACTTCGTCGATGATGCCGATATACGCGTCGTTTTCCTCCCGGTAGCGCTCCGAGCTGCGTTCGGCTTTCCTCTGCAGCACGTAAGGACTCGCGAACAGCAGGACGAAGCCGGCGATCATCGCGAGCGCCAGCTTCCACTCCAGATGGAACAACAAGCTTAGCCCGATCAGCAGCGCCAAGAGCTCTCGGAACGTTCGCGGAAGCACGCCGGATATGGTGCGATCGACGGCCGAGACGTCCGAGGTCAGCCGATTCGTCAGCGAGCCCTGGTCGAACCGTCGATGGAAGTCCTCCGATTGCCCGGCGATGTGCCGGAAGAGCTGCGCGCGCAAATCGTACACGGCTTGTTCGTTCACCTTCGCCAACCGGCGATCGCTGACGATCCCCGCGCCGAGATAGAAGGCGCCGCCGATGACGAGCAGCGTCAAGACCAACGCAAACAGGCCGGCGTCTTTCGCCGGGAAGGCGTCGTCGATTAAATATTGGAAGCTGAGCGGAGAGACGGCGACATAAGCCGTCTCGACGACGATGCAAGCCGCGATGAGCAGCAGCGAGCCCCAGTACGGACGGCAAAGCCGAAGCGCGAAGCGAAACACGAACAAGAGGCTCACATCCTAGTTAATTTTTCATAGTTCTTCCATCTTACCATGGCGATAGGAGTCTGTTAACCTCGGATGCGATCGCCTGCATCGGCGAATACTACGTACGCGCTCCCCGGCGTTTGCATTGCAAGGAAAGAGCGCTTTACAATAACAGCAATAATCCACGGCAGGGAGCGAATGAGCTTGTTGTTGGTCAAGCGCAGCATCTTTACGAAAATCTTGATCAGTTTGCTGGTCGCCACGATCGTCCCGTTCATCTTATCGAACTATATTTCCTATCAGATCACGGGGAAGGCCATCAACGAGCAGCTCGTCGAATTGAACCAAAATTCGATGGCGATTACGGCGGCCGGCCTTCACGAATATTTTCACGATCTATCGTTGCTCGGTCTCGCCTATTACAGCGATCCCGCGCTGAACAGGATCTTGTCTTCCGAAGAGGTGCAGACCCCGGCGGAGTCCGTATATATCACTCAGCAGCTGGAACGCGTCTTCGCTAGATATATGGAGATCGGGTCCGTGTCCTATAAGAGCGCGTTAACGAACAAGCAATTCAATATCGGTACCGACTACAGCTCCCGGGTTCAAATTCCGGACTTCCGCGGCCAGAGATTGTCGCGCCCTCACGACGAACTGAAGCGCGAATTCCAGGTGACGCGCATCAATCAGGAGCGAAGGCTGCGCGTCAATCGATATTTTCTCGACATCACCACGCGCGACACGATCGGACTCACCACTTTCGACGTGCAGGATACGCAAGTTCGCGAGCGGGTAAGCGCGTTGACGACGTCGCAGGCGAGCTCCATCTACGTATTTATCCAAGACGACCTCGAGCTCCTGTACGCTCCGGCGGGTTCGGACGAAGCCGAACTGGACTGGGTCGGCGCGCTGCGGGAGCAGTCCGCAGGACGGGAGGGCGTTACGAAGGGATCTCTCCTCAAACCCGAGGGCACCTATATTTACTACCGAGACGTGTCGTACGATCTGCCCGTCACGCTCGTGAAGTTCGTGCCCCAATCCGTCATCGACGAAGCAAGGTCCACGGCGCTCGGACGGTCGCTCGCGGTCCAAATCGGGGCCGTCGTTCTCGTCGGCGCGATGGCCGCTTTCATCTCGTATATTATCTTGCATCGGGTGGAGCGGCTTCTTCAGAATATCAAGCGGCTGCAGATGGGGGACTTCAATCTCAAAGCCCCGAAACGCAACCTCGCGCCGGACGAGTTGGATCTGTTAGAGGAACGCTTCCACGAGATGGCCCTCGAGTTGGACCGGCTGTGGAACAAGCAATACCGCCACCAACTGGAGCTGTCGCACGCGAGATTGAAGATGCTGCAGGCGCAAATCAATCCCCACTTCTTCTATAACACCCTGCAATCCATCGGGACGCTGGCGATCAAGAACCATGCCAGAGAAGTCAGCGATCGATTGGCGGAATTCGGAGCGCTCTTCCGTTACAGCATGGATATCGATACGGAAGTGGTTTACTTAAAGGAGGAGCTGGATCATGTCGCGCATTATGCCTCGCTGCAGATGGGCCGCTTCAAAAACAAATTGACGTACGCCGTCTCTTGCCCCGAAGAAGCCTACGACATCCGGATGCCGAAGATGATTTTGCAGCCTCTAGTGGAGAACAGTATCGTGCACGGGTTGGAAAAGGGGACGGGCTACGGCGAAATTCAAGCGGACATCGAGCTGAGCGATGCCGAGCTGCGCATTCGCGTCATCGACAACGGCAAAGGCTTTACCCCTGAAGAGATCCAAGCGATCCGGCATCGGTACCGGAACCAAAATCCGGTGGAGGAGCAGCGCGTCGGCATCGGCTTGACGAACGTATTGACGCGGCTGCAGCTGTATTACGGCGACTCCTTCGACTGGGACATTCGAAGCGAGCCTTACGCCAGGACGATCGTGACGTTATTCATTCCAAGAAACGGAGAGCCTCATCGATGAAAGTATTGATCGTGGATGACGAAGAGCATGTAAGAGAAGGCGTAGAGCTCGCGATCGACTGGGAAGCCTACGGCATTCGGAGCATTCTCATGGCCGAGGACGGAGTCAGCGCCATGGAGCTCGTCCGACGCGAAGATCCGGACCTTATTATTTGCGATATGAGCATGCCGAGAATGGACGGACCTCGGTTCTTAGAGCTGCTGCGGGAAGAGGGCTGGAACGCCAAGGTGATCGTACTGAGCGGGTATCAGGAGTTTCGCTACGCCAGAGCGACGCTGCTGGCCAGCGGGGTCGACTATTTGCTGAAGCCGTTCAAGATCGACGACTTGGATCGGGTCGTCGCGAAAGCCGTGGAATCGATCAAGGAAAGCCGACATCTCCGGACGGAGGATATCCACAAGAACTATCGGTTGAAGGAAGCCGATTCCCTCTTCAACGAACAGAAGATGGCGGCCTACCTGCAAGCCGACCCGATCCACGAAGAAGGCGTGCTCCAGCTCCTCCATGACGTCGGGCTGACGGAGAGCCCTTTTTTCACGCTCGTATATTTGCCGATCAACGGAAATCACGTCATCGAACGCTATTACCTCGGCGATGAATCGCTCTTCCTGTTTTCCGTAAAAAACGTGCTGCGGGATATCGTACAGCACGTCGGTCCGTATTACGGTTTTTCCTACGATTCGTTCTTCGTCGTGCTGCTCCAGGCCGAGCTCGACGAGGCCGAATTGGAGTTTTATCGCAAGCGCATCGCCGACGCTTGGGAGCAAGCGTTACGGCTGCGCACGATCTCGGGCGTCTCCCGTCAGCCGGGTACGGCGGGACAGCTCCAAACCTCGTTAAAAACGGCAAAGTCGGAAATACTACACGCGAATATATTCGGGCCAACGGAGAAAGCCGGAGAACCGAAGCCGTTCCTAAGCTTCATGGATCACGAGATGCTGCTGCTCGAGGCGATCCGCAATCGCGATAAGGTTCGGATTCGGCAGCTCGTACGTCAATTCGCGGAAACCTTGCGTTCGAAGGAAGTCGTTCCCGTCAAGGAGCTGCAGCATTACTCTGTGGAAGCGAACCTGCTGTTCATGCGCATTCATCATCAATTGCGCGAGCAAGCGCCGCTCGAAGCCATGCCGCTATGGTTGTCGGACCTGCAGGAGTG of the Paenibacillus antri genome contains:
- a CDS encoding ABC transporter transmembrane domain-containing protein, with product MFRFALRLCRPYWGSLLLIAACIVVETAYVAVSPLSFQYLIDDAFPAKDAGLFALVLTLLVIGGAFYLGAGIVSDRRLAKVNEQAVYDLRAQLFRHIAGQSEDFHRRFDQGSLTNRLTSDVSAVDRTISGVLPRTFRELLALLIGLSLLFHLEWKLALAMIAGFVLLFASPYVLQRKAERSSERYREENDAYIGIIDEVLKGRRVVKGMNAAAYILGRVERRLASLQTAGIRVTFVYALLDRIPQSAFLALNAAMIGFGGTLIFQDQLSVGSFIAFFTIFLSAGQSVSSLSQVIPSLIEAGVSFRRIAEVLQYRSPLARPSEPKPFEGVREGFRFRDVAFGYDEHALALDGVTLAIPAGGMTAFVGQSGSGKSTALQLLLRFYDPKRGSIEVDGIDLRELSETDYRRHTGVVFQDSFLFNGTVYENISLSRPGVAESDVRAAAEAARIHELIERMPEGYATLVKDFGGNFSGGQRQRIAIARALIGSPRLLVLDEITSALDPSTEAEINELIESFRGERTIVTVTHRLASVTNADLIVVFRNGTVAETGTHRELLARGGLYAEMWEKQHGFVLSGDGFQAKVEGERLSRLPFFRGIPFEQLDSMSDRFVTEKYDAGHTVVRENDPGDKFYIIVRGRVSVEKAGVRVAVLEDGDYFGEIALLKDIPRTADIVTVKPTVLLSLRREQLLELTAAYPSIREVLERTLKERMK
- a CDS encoding sensor histidine kinase, translating into MSLLLVKRSIFTKILISLLVATIVPFILSNYISYQITGKAINEQLVELNQNSMAITAAGLHEYFHDLSLLGLAYYSDPALNRILSSEEVQTPAESVYITQQLERVFARYMEIGSVSYKSALTNKQFNIGTDYSSRVQIPDFRGQRLSRPHDELKREFQVTRINQERRLRVNRYFLDITTRDTIGLTTFDVQDTQVRERVSALTTSQASSIYVFIQDDLELLYAPAGSDEAELDWVGALREQSAGREGVTKGSLLKPEGTYIYYRDVSYDLPVTLVKFVPQSVIDEARSTALGRSLAVQIGAVVLVGAMAAFISYIILHRVERLLQNIKRLQMGDFNLKAPKRNLAPDELDLLEERFHEMALELDRLWNKQYRHQLELSHARLKMLQAQINPHFFYNTLQSIGTLAIKNHAREVSDRLAEFGALFRYSMDIDTEVVYLKEELDHVAHYASLQMGRFKNKLTYAVSCPEEAYDIRMPKMILQPLVENSIVHGLEKGTGYGEIQADIELSDAELRIRVIDNGKGFTPEEIQAIRHRYRNQNPVEEQRVGIGLTNVLTRLQLYYGDSFDWDIRSEPYARTIVTLFIPRNGEPHR
- a CDS encoding response regulator yields the protein MKVLIVDDEEHVREGVELAIDWEAYGIRSILMAEDGVSAMELVRREDPDLIICDMSMPRMDGPRFLELLREEGWNAKVIVLSGYQEFRYARATLLASGVDYLLKPFKIDDLDRVVAKAVESIKESRHLRTEDIHKNYRLKEADSLFNEQKMAAYLQADPIHEEGVLQLLHDVGLTESPFFTLVYLPINGNHVIERYYLGDESLFLFSVKNVLRDIVQHVGPYYGFSYDSFFVVLLQAELDEAELEFYRKRIADAWEQALRLRTISGVSRQPGTAGQLQTSLKTAKSEILHANIFGPTEKAGEPKPFLSFMDHEMLLLEAIRNRDKVRIRQLVRQFAETLRSKEVVPVKELQHYSVEANLLFMRIHHQLREQAPLEAMPLWLSDLQEWERTLISMFQSIIDNANEDASTIHTISAVKHYIADHLNEDITLSSLAERFHFSPQYLSKRFKEMYNVTVINYLTQSRMEKAAALLRHTELPVQDIARTVGYEDDNYFGKVFRKHYGASPTQFRKERK